In one window of Erythrolamprus reginae isolate rEryReg1 chromosome 1, rEryReg1.hap1, whole genome shotgun sequence DNA:
- the ASCL2 gene encoding achaete-scute homolog 2, which yields MNGGALGTTMQPAAHAVCKSYSLHSYNSGGSLGIKVHGGQSVASSSSGMPQPWGVATGCPGQVQPSNPTARCKGSKRRSSSPELLRCKRRLAFPGLTAQQGGGGAAAVARRNERERNRVKLVNLGFQTLRQHVPNGAAAKKMSKVETLRSAVEYIQALQQLLDEHDTVGGAFQDGLLQAGRDGTSAACVGGGGGGSGSSSYSSASPSFDGREGSSVPGSPHSAYSSDESGYEGALSPEEQELLDFTSWFGSC from the coding sequence ATGAACGGCGGGGCTTTAGGAACAACCATGCAACCCGCAGCCCACGCGGTTTGCAAAAGTTACTCGTTGCACAGTTACAATAGCGGCGGCTCTTTGGGGATCAAGGTGCATGGCGGACAGAGCGTGGCGTCCTCTTCGTCCGGGATGCCCCAGCCGTGGGGGGTCGCCACGGGCTGCCCCGGCCAGGTTCAACCGTCCAACCCGACCGCGCGCTGCAAAGGTTCCAAGCGGCGCTCGAGCTCGCCGGAGCTGCTGCGCTGCAAGAGGCGCTTAGCCTTCCCGGGTTTGACGGCGCAACAAGGCgggggcggcgcggcggccgTGGCGCGGCGCAACGAGCGGGAGAGGAACCGCGTCAAGCTGGTAAACCTGGGCTTCCAGACCTTGCGGCAGCACGTGCCCAACGGCGCTGCCGCCAAGAAGATGAGCAAAGTGGAGACCCTCCGCTCCGCCGTGGAGTACATCCAAGCCTTGCAGCAGTTGCTGGACGAGCACGACACCGTCGGCGGCGCCTTCCAGGACGGGCTCTTGCAGGCCGGCCGCGACGGTACCTCCGCCGCTTGtgtcggcggcggcggcggcggcagcggtagcAGCTCGTATTCCTCCGCCTCGCCCTCTTTTGACGGCCGCGAAGGCAGCTCCGTACCGGGTTCCCCGCATTCGGCTTACTCGTCGGACGAGAGCGGCTACGAGGGGGCGCTCAGCCCTGAGGAACAGGAGCTGCTCGATTTCACCAGTTGGTTCGGGAGCTGCTGA